From a single Silene latifolia isolate original U9 population chromosome 6, ASM4854445v1, whole genome shotgun sequence genomic region:
- the LOC141585989 gene encoding uncharacterized protein LOC141585989, translating into MVNQWRLFLKTPLKPTSFLQSSFNFSTSTNNITLEKQEILRKIRVLLQQSRFDSAIKLVKPLILSNTLFSSSSELCHEFENSNPTLSRTFYNLVISACADAKLADEGMKLLNLIRKDGTFPNLEAFNKLLDCLVSVKQFGRGLSLFEEVSGSGIRVDKYSYGKAVQCAVKMGDLEKGLSLLETMRKRKIGVSVFVYNVLISGLCKVRRVKDARQLFDEMSVRELAPSQVTYNTLIDGYCKVGDLDAAFGLKERMKVERVLPCNVTFNSLLNGLCRVSRMEDAGRLVEEMKGHGFVPDSFTYSILIDGYSRAGDAGSMMGVIEEMSGKGIKMNQYTAAVLLNGLCKGGAVETAERFLSKLVENGVASEVAYNTILKAYCAADNTEKVFSVLKQMESAGLSPNCVSFNSVITKVCESGNMDEAENWVMKMREKGVSPSVETYNILIDGYGRNHMFQRCFEILELVENSGLKPTVVTYGGLINNLCKDGNLLEAGVIFGDMIERGITPNAPTYNMLITGLCKKGKLPAAFGVFDEMLKNNVVPTIVTYNSLINGLCKKGKLEEAEDYLQQIIDRGLIPDVITYNSLIHGFYGAGKISKCLELYERMKTAGIKPTLITYHLLIMGGGKEGLSIVDRMYKEMLEFDLSPDRVVYNALIHSYAEHGDIGKSLSLFDEMTNKGIGPDKVTYNSLIMGQFKVGGHPKIVDLVNDMKTRGILLKADTYTILVEGNCKLKDFNEAYAWYREMVDMGFLLNVNLCKELVSGIKSEGMLNEAEIICSEMSMKGLELDEVGMDEDASAAAS; encoded by the coding sequence ATGGTGAATCAATGGCGTCTCTTCCTCAAAACCCCATTAAAACCCACTTCATTCCTTCAATCATCCTTCAATTTCTCCACTTCAACCAACAATATCACCCTTGAAAAACAAGAAATTCTCCGAAAAATCCGAGTTCTACTCCAACAATCCCGGTTCGATTCAGCAATTAAACTCGTCAAACCATTAATTCTATCAAATACCCTTTTCAGTTCTTCCTCAGAACTTTGCCATGAATTCGAAAATTCCAATCCTACCCTTTCTAGAACCTTCTATAATCTTGTTATTTCTGCTTGTGCAGATGCAAAACTTGCAGATGAAGGTATGAAATTGTTAAATTTAATTAGAAAAGATGGTACATTTCCTAATTTAGAAGCTTTTAATAAGTTACTTGATTGTTTGGTTTCTGTTAAACAGTTTGGTAGAGGTCTTAGTTTGTTTGAGGAGGTTTCGGGTTCCGGGATTCGGGTTGATAAGTATAGTTATGGGAAAGCTGTACAATGTGCTGTAAAAATGGGGGATTTAGAGAAGGGTTTAAGTTTGTTGGAGACGATGCGGAAGCGAAAGATTGGTGTTAGTGTGTTTGTATATAATGTTTTGATCAGTGGGTTGTGTAAAGTGAGGAGAGTTAAGGATGCACGTCAACTGTTCGATGAAATGTCTGTGAGGGAATTGGCGCCGAGTCAGGTTACGTATAATACATTGATTGATGGGTATTGTAAGGTTGGGGATTTGGACGCGGCGTTTGGGTTGAAGGAGAGGATGAAGGTGGAGAGGGTTTTGCCTTGTAATGTTACGTTTAATTCGTTGCTTAATGGGTTGTGTAGGGTTTCGAGGATGGAGGATGCCGGGCGATTGGTGGAGGAGATGAAGGGACACGGTTTTGTTCCTGATTCGTTTACTTATAGTATTTTGATTGATGGGTATTCAAGGGCGGGGGATGCGGGTTCAATGATGGGTGTTATTGAGGAAATGAGTGGTAAAGGGATTAAAATGAATCAGTATACTGCCGcggttttgttgaatggtttgtGCAAGGGAGGGGCTGTGGAAACAGCTGAGAGGTTTTTGAGTAAGCTTGTAGAGAATGGGGTTGCGAGTGAGGTAGCGTATAACACGATTTTGAAAGCGTATTGTGCAGCTGATAATACGGAGAAAGTGTTTTCTGTTTTGAAACAGATGGAGAGTGCTGGGTTGAGTCCAAATTGCGTCTCGTTTAATTCTGTAATCACTAAGGTCTGCGAGTCTGGAAACATGGACGAGGCAGAGAATTGGGTAATGAAGATGAGAGAAAAGGGTGTTTCTCCCTCTGTGGAGACGTACAATATCCTCATTGACGGTTATGGAAGAAATCATATGTTTCAGAGATGTTTCGAGATTTTGGAACTTGTTGAGAACAGTGGCTTGAAGCCAACTGTGGTAACTTATGGCGGTCTCATTAATAATCTCTGTAAAGATGGGAACCTTCTTGAAGCTGGGGTTATTTTCGGTGACATGATCGAAAGAGGAATTACACCAAACGCACCAACGTATAACATGCTCATTACTGGCCTATGCAAGAAGGGAAAATTACCGGCTGCTTTTGGTGTATTTGATGAGATGTTGAAAAACAATGTTGTTCCGACAATAGTGACTTATAATTCTCTGATTAATGGACTCTGCAAGAAGGGAAAATTAGAAGAAGCTGAAGATTATCTTCAGCAAATTATCGATAGAGGCCTTATTCCTGACGTAATCACGTATAATTCTCTGATACACGGATTTTATGGTGCAGGGAAGATATCAAAATGCTTAGAATTGTATGAAAGGATGAAGACAGCAGGCATTAAACCGACTTTAATTACATATCATTTGCTAATTATGGGAGGTGGCAAAGAAGGGCTGTCGATTGTAGATAGAATGTACAAAGAGATGTTAGAGTTTGATCTAAGTCCAGATAGAGTTGTATATAATGCCCTTATTCATTCGTACGCTGAGCATGGAGACATCGGAAAATCATTATCTTTGTTCGATGAGATGACAAACAAGGGAATTGGGCCTGACAAGGTGACATATAACAGCTTGATTATGGGTCAATTTAAGGTGGGAGGCCATCCAAAAATAGTGGATCTCGTGAACGATATGAAGACGAGAGGAATTCTTCTGAAAGCGGATACTTACACGATACTGGTCGAAGGAAACTGCAAACTGAAAGACTTTAATGAGGCATATGCTTGGTACAGAGAAATGGTTGACATGGGATTTCTCTTGAATGTGAATCTATGTAAAGAGCTCGTTAGCGGGATTAAAAGCGAGGGGATGCTAAATGAGGCTGAGATAATCTGTTCGGAAATGAGTATGAAGGGGTTAGAATTAGATGAGGTTGGCATGGATGAAGATGCGTCAGCTGCTGCCAGCTAA